One Pseudomonas abieticivorans genomic region harbors:
- a CDS encoding type I restriction-modification system subunit M: MNHYAHTKLVSFIWSIADDCLRDVYVRGKYRDVILPMVVLRRLDTLLEPTKAEVLEEVRFQKGEMKATELDDAPLKAASGYVFFNTSKWTLKLLHATATNNQQILLANVEDYLNGFSDNVKEIISRFKLLEQMRHMANKQVLLDVLEKFISPYINLTPHQVEDPDGNTLPALSNLGMGYVFEELIRKFNEENNEEAGEHFTPREVIHLMTHLIFDPIKDRLPPVMTIYDPACGSGGMLTESQNYVIDPEGQIKATGDVYLYGKEINDETYAICKSDMMIKGNNPENIKVGSTLSTDEFAAHRFDFMLSNPPYGKSWNSELKYIKDGKDVIDPRFKVPLADYWGTVEVQDATPRSSDGQLLFLMEMVGKMKSTKDSAIGSRIASVHNGSSLFTGDAGSGESNIRRYIIENDLLDTIIQLPNNLFYNTGITTYIWLLSNAKPADRRGRVQLIDANLLFRKLRKNLGDKNCEFAPEHIDEIITAYLNFQPIERHVDANNDPFGIAVQIFDNSDFGYHKVTIERPDRRRAQFSAERLEVLRFDKSLREPMEQLWAEHGVKVYEPGLLKGQAKTIQAWCEEREITLNTKQRAKLVDTASWVAQRDLIDVGLQLMQAMGTEESDDFNAFSEQVAKVLKTRKIKLSATEKNAILNAVSWYAEDAAKVIDKSLCFTAAELASVATRLGCDVADLDDFGLYKQPDGSYLTYASSTDLRDTESVPLKDSIHHYFRAEVKPHVDEAWINRDGFKIGYEISFNKYFYRHKPLRSLAEVTQDILALEQKADGLIADILGVKMAELAGAV; encoded by the coding sequence ATGAACCATTACGCACATACCAAACTTGTCTCATTCATTTGGTCTATCGCGGATGACTGCCTTCGCGACGTTTACGTCCGGGGCAAATACCGTGACGTCATCCTGCCGATGGTTGTTCTGCGTCGCCTCGATACTCTCCTCGAGCCCACCAAGGCCGAAGTCCTGGAGGAGGTCCGCTTTCAGAAAGGCGAAATGAAGGCGACTGAGCTGGACGATGCACCGCTAAAGGCGGCCTCTGGCTACGTATTCTTCAACACGAGCAAATGGACACTGAAGCTGCTGCATGCAACCGCCACTAACAACCAACAGATACTGCTGGCCAACGTGGAAGACTATTTGAACGGGTTCAGCGACAACGTCAAAGAGATCATCTCGCGCTTCAAGCTGCTGGAACAGATGCGGCACATGGCTAACAAGCAGGTCCTGCTGGATGTGCTGGAAAAGTTCATCTCTCCTTACATCAACCTCACGCCGCACCAGGTCGAAGACCCGGACGGCAACACTCTCCCGGCTCTCAGCAACCTCGGCATGGGCTATGTCTTTGAAGAACTGATTCGCAAGTTCAACGAAGAAAACAACGAAGAGGCAGGCGAGCATTTTACCCCGCGCGAGGTGATCCACCTCATGACGCACCTCATCTTCGACCCGATCAAGGACCGCTTGCCCCCCGTCATGACCATCTATGACCCCGCATGCGGCAGCGGCGGCATGCTGACGGAATCTCAGAACTACGTCATCGATCCCGAAGGCCAGATCAAGGCCACCGGCGACGTCTACCTATACGGCAAGGAAATCAACGACGAGACCTATGCCATCTGCAAATCCGACATGATGATAAAGGGCAACAACCCCGAGAACATCAAGGTCGGTTCCACCTTGTCCACAGACGAATTCGCCGCCCATCGCTTTGATTTCATGCTGTCCAACCCGCCCTACGGCAAGAGTTGGAACAGCGAGTTGAAATACATCAAGGACGGCAAGGACGTCATCGACCCCCGTTTCAAGGTGCCGCTGGCCGATTACTGGGGCACCGTCGAGGTCCAAGATGCCACCCCCCGCTCCAGCGACGGCCAGTTGTTGTTCTTGATGGAAATGGTGGGCAAGATGAAATCCACCAAAGACAGCGCCATCGGCTCACGCATCGCATCGGTCCACAATGGCTCCAGCCTCTTCACCGGCGATGCAGGCAGCGGCGAATCCAACATCCGCCGCTATATCATCGAAAACGACCTGCTCGACACCATCATCCAACTGCCGAATAATCTGTTCTACAATACCGGCATCACCACCTATATCTGGCTGCTGAGCAATGCCAAGCCCGCCGACCGTCGGGGCCGCGTGCAACTGATAGACGCCAACCTTTTGTTCCGCAAACTGCGTAAAAACCTTGGCGACAAGAACTGTGAGTTCGCCCCCGAACATATCGACGAGATCATCACCGCTTACCTCAATTTCCAACCCATCGAACGGCATGTCGACGCCAATAACGACCCCTTCGGCATCGCGGTGCAGATCTTTGACAACAGCGATTTCGGCTATCACAAGGTCACCATCGAACGTCCCGACCGCCGCCGCGCCCAGTTCAGTGCCGAACGGCTGGAGGTCCTGCGCTTTGACAAATCCTTGCGAGAACCGATGGAACAGCTCTGGGCAGAACATGGCGTCAAGGTATACGAGCCTGGCCTCCTCAAAGGCCAGGCTAAGACGATCCAGGCCTGGTGCGAGGAGCGTGAGATTACGCTGAACACCAAACAGCGCGCTAAGTTGGTCGATACCGCGTCATGGGTGGCCCAGCGCGATCTGATCGACGTGGGGTTGCAACTGATGCAGGCGATGGGCACCGAGGAGTCCGACGATTTCAACGCCTTCAGCGAGCAGGTCGCCAAGGTGTTGAAGACCCGCAAAATCAAGCTATCGGCGACCGAAAAAAACGCCATCCTGAACGCGGTCAGCTGGTATGCCGAAGACGCAGCCAAGGTCATCGACAAATCCCTGTGTTTTACGGCGGCCGAGCTAGCATCGGTGGCCACGCGTCTGGGCTGCGACGTGGCTGATCTGGACGATTTTGGCCTGTATAAGCAGCCCGATGGCAGCTATCTGACCTATGCCAGCAGCACCGATTTGCGCGATACCGAGTCTGTGCCGCTGAAAGACAGCATCCACCACTATTTCCGCGCCGAAGTGAAGCCGCATGTAGATGAAGCTTGGATCAACCGGGACGGCTTCAAGATTGGGTATGAGATCAGCTTCAACAAATACTTCTATCGACACAAACCCCTACGCAGCCTTGCCGAAGTGACACAGGATATTCTGGCGCTGGAGCAAAAGGCCGATGGCCTGATCGCCGATATCCTGGGGGTGAAGATGGCGGAATTGGCGGGAGCGGTGTGA
- a CDS encoding restriction endonuclease subunit S: MGTATYPAYERYKETHLEIAPKIPAHWQVWKVSHAFQKVGSGTTPDTGKAVFYGGGISWLQTGDLTDGSITSTNKTISPLALRKFSTLKVYPPGSLVMAMYGATIGKLGKLEISATTNQACCVFAESDVVTSDFAFYSLLAMRTYILADAYGGGQPNISQQVIKAFKLIVPPLPEQRAITKFLDEKCAGVDEAVRIKEQQIALLRERQQILIQHAVTRGLNPDTPMKDSGIDWIGQIPAHWAVQRNKHMFVEINERSAKGTEQHLSMSQKLGLVPANLVEKSLVSESYEGAKLVRVGDLVLNRLKAHLAVFSIAPMEGLVSPDYSVFRPFVDGASSQYYEALFKTSKYLGELRLRVRGIVEGFYRLYTDSFMDIPLLIPPQVEQGEIVAHLDQLASRFEAAISIKQDQIDTLKEYKTCLINAAVTGKIKVI, from the coding sequence ATGGGGACGGCAACCTATCCGGCATATGAACGCTATAAGGAAACACACCTTGAAATTGCGCCAAAGATTCCAGCGCACTGGCAGGTATGGAAGGTCTCACATGCATTTCAAAAAGTTGGGAGCGGAACTACACCTGATACAGGGAAGGCAGTGTTTTACGGTGGCGGCATCTCTTGGTTGCAAACAGGCGATCTAACAGATGGATCTATCACGTCCACGAACAAGACAATCTCACCCTTGGCATTGAGGAAATTCTCAACACTTAAGGTTTATCCGCCTGGCAGTCTTGTAATGGCAATGTATGGCGCGACGATTGGCAAGCTTGGAAAGCTGGAAATCTCGGCCACAACGAACCAAGCATGCTGCGTGTTTGCTGAAAGCGATGTCGTAACTTCTGACTTCGCCTTCTATTCGCTCCTTGCGATGCGAACCTATATTTTGGCTGACGCATACGGTGGAGGGCAGCCAAACATCAGCCAGCAGGTGATCAAAGCCTTTAAACTGATTGTCCCGCCCCTCCCAGAACAACGCGCCATTACGAAGTTCCTAGATGAGAAATGCGCGGGGGTGGATGAGGCAGTGCGGATCAAGGAACAGCAAATCGCCCTGTTGCGCGAGCGGCAGCAGATCCTGATCCAACACGCCGTCACCCGTGGCCTGAACCCCGATACCCCGATGAAAGACAGCGGAATTGACTGGATCGGCCAAATCCCTGCACATTGGGCGGTGCAGCGCAACAAACACATGTTTGTCGAAATTAATGAAAGGTCGGCGAAGGGTACGGAGCAGCACCTTTCGATGAGCCAGAAACTGGGGCTTGTTCCTGCCAACCTCGTTGAAAAGTCGTTGGTTTCTGAAAGCTATGAAGGCGCAAAACTTGTTCGTGTAGGCGACCTCGTACTGAATCGTCTGAAAGCACACCTCGCCGTTTTTTCCATTGCGCCTATGGAGGGCCTAGTTAGCCCAGATTACTCAGTGTTTCGACCCTTCGTTGATGGTGCGTCGAGTCAATATTATGAAGCACTGTTCAAAACCTCTAAATACCTTGGTGAGCTCAGATTGCGCGTTCGCGGTATCGTTGAGGGCTTTTACCGACTTTACACTGACAGCTTCATGGATATTCCGTTGCTTATTCCTCCCCAAGTAGAACAGGGAGAAATTGTTGCGCACCTCGACCAGCTTGCATCCAGATTCGAAGCTGCCATTTCAATCAAGCAAGACCAGATCGACACACTCAAGGAATACAAAACCTGCCTGATCAATGCGGCTGTCACAGGCAAGATCAAGGTCATTTAG
- a CDS encoding REP-associated tyrosine transposase has product MPTPPQSHRLRIGRYSEENRLYLITLATLERQPLFQDWPTARPIINALKKAQQTGEADSLCWVIMPDHLHWLIELHLEDLPKVIGRMKSRSTVNLNRHLQRTGPLWQKGFHDRALRRDEDVKAVARYIIANPLRAGLVKKLGQYSMWDAIWV; this is encoded by the coding sequence ATGCCAACCCCACCCCAATCACACCGCCTACGCATCGGTCGATACAGCGAAGAAAACCGCCTCTACCTCATCACCTTGGCCACCCTCGAACGCCAACCCCTGTTCCAAGACTGGCCCACCGCCCGCCCCATCATCAACGCCCTCAAAAAAGCCCAACAAACAGGCGAGGCCGACTCCCTATGCTGGGTCATCATGCCCGACCACCTTCACTGGCTAATCGAACTCCACCTGGAAGACCTGCCCAAAGTTATCGGCAGAATGAAGTCGCGCTCAACCGTCAACCTCAACCGCCATCTACAGCGGACAGGCCCCCTTTGGCAAAAAGGCTTTCATGATCGAGCACTGCGTCGGGACGAAGACGTTAAGGCAGTCGCGCGATACATCATCGCGAACCCGCTTCGTGCAGGCCTGGTGAAGAAGCTGGGTCAATATTCGATGTGGGATGCAATCTGGGTTTGA
- a CDS encoding integrase domain-containing protein — MALVARRDGRNFGYGRQLSYAGPQALIDMFGGGHYGTVKAHCDRWQAFVKWCRSDEGPGINDARQIDRKVLADYAAHLRDVVGRGDLAVSTAQNRLSSVNRTMAALRGDQYVKLPSPSKALGMQRTGVRHSVPQGQDRKQVKQIVDALCSQHQLRAAAIVLLARATGMRLREAILADLPRLSREAKDLGRINIQDGTKGGRAGASAPRWIAVDGHVREALGFARQVSPVGSRNLIAPHESYLNLVQKIIRPARAILHAHNLKGFHELRAAYACERYEQITQHRAPINGGQCCRADRQLDREAWRQISYELGHGRIDVVAAYIGGWS, encoded by the coding sequence ATGGCATTGGTGGCTAGGCGCGATGGCCGCAATTTCGGCTACGGCAGGCAGTTGAGCTACGCAGGACCTCAGGCGCTAATAGACATGTTCGGCGGAGGCCACTACGGCACCGTCAAGGCGCACTGTGATCGCTGGCAGGCATTCGTGAAGTGGTGTCGTTCCGACGAGGGGCCCGGTATCAATGATGCACGACAGATTGATCGGAAGGTGTTGGCCGACTATGCGGCGCATCTGCGCGACGTGGTTGGGCGCGGTGACCTCGCCGTCAGCACCGCGCAAAATCGGCTATCCAGCGTTAACAGGACCATGGCGGCGCTTCGCGGTGATCAGTATGTGAAGTTGCCAAGCCCGAGCAAGGCACTGGGTATGCAGCGCACTGGGGTTCGACATTCAGTGCCGCAGGGTCAAGACCGCAAACAGGTTAAGCAGATAGTCGATGCGCTTTGCAGCCAACATCAGCTACGGGCCGCCGCGATTGTTCTGTTGGCGCGAGCCACCGGCATGCGCTTGCGTGAGGCCATCTTGGCTGACCTGCCACGGCTAAGCCGTGAGGCTAAGGACCTAGGCAGGATCAACATCCAGGACGGCACGAAAGGCGGCCGCGCTGGCGCCTCTGCGCCACGTTGGATTGCGGTGGACGGCCATGTTCGCGAGGCGCTTGGGTTTGCACGGCAGGTGTCGCCTGTGGGTAGCCGCAACCTGATTGCGCCACACGAAAGCTACCTGAATCTTGTGCAAAAAATCATCCGCCCTGCGCGGGCCATCCTGCATGCGCACAACCTCAAAGGCTTCCATGAGCTACGAGCGGCGTACGCGTGTGAGCGCTATGAGCAAATTACTCAACACCGGGCGCCTATCAACGGCGGCCAATGTTGCCGGGCAGATAGGCAACTTGATCGTGAGGCCTGGAGGCAAATCAGCTATGAGCTGGGGCACGGGCGGATCGACGTGGTCGCCGCGTACATTGGAGGGTGGTCATGA